In bacterium, the DNA window GCCGAGAAAAAACTGAAAAAGCATTGGGAAACATTCATTACCGAAAAAGATATTAAATGGATTGCCGAAAGGGGAATAAATACGGTCAGAATTCCTGTCGCCCACTGGATTTTCGGGGATGTAAGGCCGTACTACGGGAGCATTGAATATCTGGATAATATAATTAAGGTTTTGAAAGACCGTAAAATAAATGTGCTTTTGGACCTTCATGCCGCTCCCGGCAGCCAGAACGGACTCGACAACGGCGGCATAGAAGGTGTTTGCGAGTGGCATAAAAAAAAGGAAAACATCGGGAAAACGGTCGATTTTATAGAAAGGATTGCCCAGAGATATAAGGATTGTGAAAATATATGGGGCATCCAGCTCTTGAACGAACCCAGATGGGATATCCCGATGGACATACTTCATGATTTTTACACAAAAGCATATTTCAGTGTCAGGAAACATATGTCCGGCGATAATGTAGCCGTGATTATTCATGATAGTTTCAGGCCTTTAAGCTGGGGGGATTTTATGAAAGAGCCTGAATATTCCAATATCGTCCTTGACACACATCTTTACCAGTGTTTTCTCGACGAAGACAAAAAACTTGATGTATACGGGCATATCGGCCGCGCGGCGGTACAGAGAAAAAAAGATGTGGATAAAATAAGGCACCAGCATGAAACCATTGTCGGCGAGTGGTCTTTGGGGCTTCCTCATCAGTCTTTTGAAGGAATGAATGATTTTTCGGTTTATTCTTCTCACCGCGCCTATGCCGCGGCGCAATTGATATCCTATGAAAGGTGCAAAGGATGGTTTTTCTGGAGTTATAAGATTGAGAAAGGTTTATACGGCTGGAGTTTTGTTGAATCTGTGAACAAAGGCTGGCTGCCATCTGATTTCCGCGATGGAAGTTACCCCGATAATTTATAACACATCAGTTTTGTGATGCCAATTCTTTCAGGTTAGCTTTCTTGAAAAGGTTCCTGTACCATTCCGACAAAACTATATTTTGTTTTATGGCCAGAGCCTTTTCCGTATAAGTTTCCTTTATCTCATCAAATTTAGACATGTCGGGCATATCGATTTTAGTTATCCAGAGCAGGGAAACTCCCGAAGAAGTTTCCACGGGTTCGCTCAGAAGGTTCTCTTTAAGCGAAAAAGCTATTGATGTGAACATATAAGAATTGCCTATACCGCTGAACTGTGATTCCAGGGTTGCAGACTTTTCGGATTCGGTTTTGAATCCGAGTTTCGATGAAGCTTCTTCAATGCTCATCGAAGGGTCTTTTTTAGTGAGGGCCAGGATTTGTTCCCTTGCCGATCGAGCCGCAGCGGCTGAAGCTTCGGAGGCTTTTTTTATTTTGAGAATCTCCCCGATTTTATCTTTGCAGTCTTCAAAGGCCGGGATTACGGCGGGAGTTTTGGCCTTAGGGATTACAATTATGAATTCAGTGCCCGTAAAAACAGGTTCGGAAACTTTATTTAAAGGTGTTTCAAAGGAAATTTTTGCGAATAAATCGGAATTGGCTATACCTTCTACAGGATCGAAGCGCGAAAAGTACTCCGTTGTTTTTAAGCTGAGGCCTGATTTATCCGCCGCTTTCGCGGGGGATAATTCGCCGCTGTCTATGTCAAAGAACAGTTCTGTAATTTTTGCCGACGCGTTTTCATAGGCCTTTTTTGCGGATAGATCTTTTTTGACATCAGATTTTGCTTCGGAATATGTTTTTTCCGAACCGTCTTCGTTTTTGTAGTTTTGCCTGTTTCTTTTATAGAAAGCTTCCGCTTCGGGTTCCGTAAGCCGGATCGAAGGGTCGTTGCTGTCCGCTGTTACGCTGATATAATCAATTTTGACTTTTTCCGGTATTTTAAGCAGGTTTTTGTTTGCGTTGTAAAAATCCTCCATTTCCTTGACGGAATACGATACCTCGTTCACAAAATCTTTATAATCGAAGGCTATGAAGCTCACATCTCTTTTTTCATTTTCACGCAGGAAGTAATCTTTTACTTCGTTTTCGGTTACTACAGCGGTTGAGCGTATCAGGCGGATAATCTTTATCGAAAGCAGGCTTTTTTTAAGTTCTTCAAGGAAATCGCCCGGCAGAATACCGAAGAAAATAGTTGAAAGGACTGTATCGAATTTTGATTCTTCGAACTTGCCGTTAGACTGAAAAAGAGGGAAAGAGGATATCCATGCCTCTATTTCCCGGTCTGAAACGGACAATCCGATGTTTGAAGCTTCTTTTTCAAGGATGAGCCTGTCCCATGCCGCCTGACGAAGGGCGTTTTCCTGGGATAAGATATTATCTATAATCCATTTATTGGCGAGAATGGCTTCAGGGTTGCGGACATTGTAATATTCGCAGAGTTCGATTATTTTCCAGACGCCTGCTCCCCTGAGGCTTGAAGAAAAGACAGCGCTGCTTACCGGTTTTTCAAAAATATATCCTGCGACCGGGCCTTTCGCGCGTTCCGCGCCTCCTGAACCCCAGAAAATGAACGCCGGAATGATTAATATGAGAATAGCTATAAAAATGGCTTTTGAATATTTATGAATTTTAATAAGCATTTTGTATCTCCTTTGACATTATGCTGAAGTGAAAAATTATAGTAAAAGGTGTTTGAACCGTAAAGAAAAATCGTAATAAATGTTCGGTAATGATATGCCGTAAATTTGTGGCCGGGCCCGCCATATCTATGGCCGGCAAAGGTTTTTTATACTGCAAATTCAGGAATTAATGCTGTATAATTAACTCAAGCTGAGGTTGTTATGAAAAAATACCTGATAGATGGTTATAATCTGTTGTATTCATGGAGGGAGCGGGCGGTTTTCCTTTCTTCGGGGTTTGAGGCAATGAAGGAGGAGATGCTGATTATGCTTCAGAAACTGGCTGATTTTGAAGAGAATGAGATTGAGGTCTATTTTGATGCGTTTAAAGGTCCGGCCAGGCAGGCGGAAAAATCAGGAAGGCTGAAAACAATTTATGCTTCAGGAGAAACGACGGCGGATATGATAATTGAAAGGGAAGTTTATAATACCGGGAAAAAAGATGATATCAGGGTTGTCACTTCCGATATGGGCATAAAAAATATGGTGATGGCCATGGGTGTTTTAGTTGTCGGCCCCGATCAATTTTTAGCTGAGGTCTCGGATTGCATAAAGGAGATAAATGAAATAATAAAAAAGCAAAACCGCCGGTAATCCGACGGATGCTCCCTCAAAAAACATTTGACTTTTGCGTTGCCAGATATTAGAATTTTTTCTTAAGTATATTAATAATATTAAGTTATATAATCTGACGATTATTGGATAACCGGACGGAGGTTATTTTAATGGGAAAACTTGTAAAAGGCGGAGTCGCAGTTATTTTTGTATTAAGCATCGTGTGCCTCGGTGTTACAATAATGCTTTTTGCGCACAAAATTAACGAAAGAGAAAGAGCCGATGCTATGGCTGATTACATCTCAAAATCTTCCGTAGCTTTGGGCATCGCAAACTCGGAGCAGGAAGTGCTGCTGAAGCTGAAAGACCCCGCGCAGAGAAAATCCATGCTGGACCAGTTTAAGAAAGGCCTGGACAATACCTTGACTGAACTTGGCGAAACAAAGAACAGCCTTGCCAAAGTTAAGGAAGACCTGACGAATAAAATAGAGGAGGCCAAGAAGCTTGCAACCGATCTTCAGGTTGAAAAGAAGGAAAAGGACCGCCTGCAGGTGGAGCTTGATAAACAGATAGAAAAGGCCCAGAAACTGGTTGAGGAACTTGAAAAAGAAAGAGAAAAGACTAAACAGATAGAGCAGAAGCTTGCAAACATATCCGGGGAACTTGAAACGCTTACGGCAGGCAAAGATGAAATGGTAGAAAAAGTAAGAAAGCTTGAAGAAGAGAAGATGGCTTTGAAAAAACGTCTCCAGGAAATTTCGGCAACCGCGGAAGGCTCAGTTCCTCTTGAACCTATTTATGTCCGGGCCGAAAAGAAAGTATCGGGGGAAGTGATCGCAGTTAACGATACTTATAATTTTGTCATAGTTAATGTCGGCTCTGCCGAGGGGCTGAATAAAGGCGATGAACTGATAATAAGCAGGGATAAAGCCCTGGTCGGAAAAGTAAGAGTGGAGAAGCTTAAGGATGATATGGCCGTTGCCAATATTATGCCTGAGTGGCTGCAAAAACCCATAAAAGAGGGCGATGATGTCAACAAGTTCTAAATCCGGTTTAGCGGCGCTGGACATTCTGGTAATATTGACTATAGTCCTCCTTGCGGGCACATTCCTTCTGCAGGTCGCTGAATTGGCGGGTTATTTTTAGGGTTATGAAACGTCTTTCTCTGATACTTATATTATTGGCTGTTGTTTTGTGCTTTTTTTCCGGTTGCGCGACTCCGAAAGGCGGAACTTCGATGCCCTGGTCGACACCGGCTTCATGGGAAAGCAATACGGCTATTCAGGGTGGTTCATTCTAATGCCCTTGTTTTTTTTGAAGAGTAAACCTTCTTTTTCTTCCCATGCCGCTTTTTCTTTAAAAACGGGAAGATATATTAAAATAATTCTGTTTTTTCTTTCTTTCAGCGTATGTTTTTCATCTGTAACGGCATCCGGTGTTCCTCTTTCCATCTGGGTTGAATGTGAAGGATCAAACAAGACCCTGTCCTCGGAGCAGAAAATCACTGAAATGATAGATTTTTGTTCAAATACCGGAATCAGGGAAATTTTTGTCCAGATTTACAGGGGCAACAGGACATGGTTTAAAACCGCTCTTGCCGGGGAGGGATTGGTTGATGACACTCCTTACAGGGATTTTCTTGAAAAAGAGAAAGGGTTGGATTTGCTGAATACGGTAATTAAAAAAGCTCATGCAAGAAAGATAAAAGTGCACGGCTGGATAAACGCGT includes these proteins:
- a CDS encoding glycoside hydrolase family 5 protein; translation: MMQKNDSDRKNLKIRGVNLGGWFVLERWMTPSLFEGLKAPDETRFCEELGVKAEKKLKKHWETFITEKDIKWIAERGINTVRIPVAHWIFGDVRPYYGSIEYLDNIIKVLKDRKINVLLDLHAAPGSQNGLDNGGIEGVCEWHKKKENIGKTVDFIERIAQRYKDCENIWGIQLLNEPRWDIPMDILHDFYTKAYFSVRKHMSGDNVAVIIHDSFRPLSWGDFMKEPEYSNIVLDTHLYQCFLDEDKKLDVYGHIGRAAVQRKKDVDKIRHQHETIVGEWSLGLPHQSFEGMNDFSVYSSHRAYAAAQLISYERCKGWFFWSYKIEKGLYGWSFVESVNKGWLPSDFRDGSYPDNL
- a CDS encoding peptidyl-prolyl cis-trans isomerase, which translates into the protein MLIKIHKYSKAIFIAILILIIPAFIFWGSGGAERAKGPVAGYIFEKPVSSAVFSSSLRGAGVWKIIELCEYYNVRNPEAILANKWIIDNILSQENALRQAAWDRLILEKEASNIGLSVSDREIEAWISSFPLFQSNGKFEESKFDTVLSTIFFGILPGDFLEELKKSLLSIKIIRLIRSTAVVTENEVKDYFLRENEKRDVSFIAFDYKDFVNEVSYSVKEMEDFYNANKNLLKIPEKVKIDYISVTADSNDPSIRLTEPEAEAFYKRNRQNYKNEDGSEKTYSEAKSDVKKDLSAKKAYENASAKITELFFDIDSGELSPAKAADKSGLSLKTTEYFSRFDPVEGIANSDLFAKISFETPLNKVSEPVFTGTEFIIVIPKAKTPAVIPAFEDCKDKIGEILKIKKASEASAAAARSAREQILALTKKDPSMSIEEASSKLGFKTESEKSATLESQFSGIGNSYMFTSIAFSLKENLLSEPVETSSGVSLLWITKIDMPDMSKFDEIKETYTEKALAIKQNIVLSEWYRNLFKKANLKELASQN
- a CDS encoding NYN domain-containing protein: MKKYLIDGYNLLYSWRERAVFLSSGFEAMKEEMLIMLQKLADFEENEIEVYFDAFKGPARQAEKSGRLKTIYASGETTADMIIEREVYNTGKKDDIRVVTSDMGIKNMVMAMGVLVVGPDQFLAEVSDCIKEINEIIKKQNRR